In the Malania oleifera isolate guangnan ecotype guangnan chromosome 1, ASM2987363v1, whole genome shotgun sequence genome, one interval contains:
- the LOC131146073 gene encoding uncharacterized protein LOC131146073 isoform X2, translated as MCSHPEHPRLFRLIHHSLRPYTQLEVVPDSKENEKNILIALSQVLKQIQLWTDELVSDSEDGMVLKPACNGKILGFRSDEHQCLAIILGDLIVLLAVENQFVRHLTDVLQGSKLGELICLLCISMERAISNTLSDSSTPSTIGAEVLGSDSSNCIIILNSRLKNSSWLTAAGVVQVLRNILKSLKQEDDDQYLKTYLNSLTSCLSSTCWDLLNIPIDLNGAAERVYKADALHPTNIGQQESVIVFLGNLVQLFCSLVEQSGLIVAACGSQEENFVLCKIISLVPKLLYWCLGKQGGLNNSCISQYFRHKILMIIIRLSFQVSLEHCVLTLWLQLLHKYFQDILWQPLMLSESRWNDCLEGSPFLLSMSDGVHRVLSRHLQRQAVFIFLKCSFSLINMKQGINEQCTCATQNLCLGSDLYRNLECCSRKKGLLELYEWLRVHLPTDMFVDYEMYVEKCITFAFSFLQLYMHEDGILFEVLLQLLTVPRRAVQWVCKEREKFKEVKKDILFHVSNLFNPVHLFHLLLAELHYDHLVLLDYLISKDTGTSCAEYLLRCLRAICDSWHIFVEFPPSMEFLDQSQYKKTRVCWDGLSTQLEPSSAQIRGVVTPVSPEEKCARDYKYGSKNCGTRGQPFEEARDCLLMLKNSMENLQQKNLFPYNPGVLLRRLTRFQELCLKQENY; from the exons ATGTGCAGTCATCCCGAACACCCTCGCCTCTTCCGTCTGATTCATCACTCTCTTCGTCCTTACACT CAACTGGAAGTAGTTCCGGATTCCAAAGAGAATGAGAAAAATATTCTAATTGCGCTCTCCCAG GTGTTGAAGCAGATTCAGCTCTGGACGGATGAACTTGTTTCTGATTCTGAAGAT GGAATGGTGTTGAAACCTGCGTGTAACGGTAAAATCTTGGGCTTTCGATCTGACGAACATCAGTGTTTGGCTATTATTCTAGGTGATTTG ATAGTTCTTCTAGCAGTTGAGAATCAATTTGTTCGACATTTGACAG ATGTTTTGCAGGGAAGCAAATTGGGTGAATTGATTTGTTTGTTGTGCATTTCTATGGAAAGGGCCATCTCTAACACTCTTTCAGATTCTTCAACACCTTCAACAATTGGAGCTGAAGTTTTAGGTAGTGATTCGTCCAATTGTATTATTATCTTAAACTCAAGACTAAAAAATTCAAGTTGGTTGACAGCAGCTGGTGTAGTTCAAGTTCTACGTAATATATTGAAGTCTTTGAAGCAAGAGGATGATGATCAATATTTGAAAACATACTTAAACTCTCTCACTTCTTGCCTTTCAAGCACATGTTGGGATTTGCTGAATATTCCTATTGACTTGAATGGTGCGGCTGAGAGAGTCTACAAGGCGGATGCTTTACATCCCACAAATATTGGGCAACAGGAATCAGTAATTGTATTTCTAGGAAATCTTGTTCAATTATTTTGTTCCTTGGTTGAGCAGAGTGGTCTGATAGTAGCCGCATGTGGTTCTCAAGAAGAGAATTTTGTTCTTTGTAAAATCATCAGCTTAGTTCCCAAACTTTTATATTGGTGCCTTGGCAAGCAAGGGGGTTTGAACAACAGTTGCATCTCTCAGTACTTTAGACACAAAATATTG ATGATTATTATCAGGCTTAGTTTCCAAGTTTCTCTGGAGCATTGCGTTCTTACTTTATGGTTGCAACTTCTGCATAAATACTTTCAAGATATTTTATGGCAACCCTTGATGCTATCTGAGTCTAGATGGAATGATTGCCTTGAAGGCTCTCCATTTTTATTGAGTATGTCAGATGGAGTACATCGCGTGCTTTCCCGCCATTTACAACGACAGGCTGTCTTCATTTTCCTGAAGTGTTCATTTAGTTTGATCAACATGAAACAAGGAATTAATGAGCAATGTACGTGTGCAACTCAAAATTTATGTTTAGGTAGCGATCTCTACAGAAACCTAGAGTGCTGCAGTAGAAAGAAAGGGCTGCTAGAGCTTTATGAGTGGCTTCGAGTGCATCTTCCTACTGATATGTTTGTGGATTACGAAATGTATGTGGAGAAATGCATAACCTTTGCCTTTTCATTCCTCCAGCTATATATGCATGAG GATGGTATCTTGTTTGAAGTGCTTTTACAACTGCTTACTGTGCCACGTCGTGCTGTGCAATG GGTTTGCAAAGAAAGGGAGAAATTTAAGGAGGTGAAGAAAGACATACTTTTTCATGTATCAAATCTTTTTAATCCTGTGCACCTGTTCCATCTCTTACTTGCAGAG TTACACTATGATCACCTGGTGCTTCTTGACTACCTTATTTCAAAAGATACGGGAACCAGTTGTGCTGAATACCTTTTACG GTGCTTGCGTGCAATTTGTGATTCATGGCACATATTTGTCGAATTTCCTCCATCTATGGAATTTTTAGATCAATCGCAGTACAAAAAAACAAGAGTCTGTTGGGATGGCCTGAGTACACAGCTGGAACCATCATCTGCGCAAATAAGAGGTGTTGTAACTCCTGTTTCACCTGAAGAGAAATGCGCAAGAGATTATAAATATGGTAGCAAAAACTGTGGAACTAGAGGACAGCCATTTGAGGAAGCCAGGGATTGTTTACTTATGTTGAAAAATTCTATGGAAAATCTTCAGCAGAAGAATTTGTTTCCTTATAATCCAGGAGTACTTCTGAGACG TTTAACAAGATTCCAGGAGCTCTGCCTTAAGCAAGAAAACTATTAA
- the LOC131146073 gene encoding uncharacterized protein LOC131146073 isoform X4: MCSHPEHPRLFRLIHHSLRPYTQLEVVPDSKENEKNILIALSQVLKQIQLWTDELVSDSEDGMVLKPACNGNVLVAISKFVTENGSKLGELICLLCISMERAISNTLSDSSTPSTIGAEVLGSDSSNCIIILNSRLKNSSWLTAAGVVQVLRNILKSLKQEDDDQYLKTYLNSLTSCLSSTCWDLLNIPIDLNGAAERVYKADALHPTNIGQQESVIVFLGNLVQLFCSLVEQSGLIVAACGSQEENFVLCKIISLVPKLLYWCLGKQGGLNNSCISQYFRHKILMIIIRLSFQVSLEHCVLTLWLQLLHKYFQDILWQPLMLSESRWNDCLEGSPFLLSMSDGVHRVLSRHLQRQAVFIFLKCSFSLINMKQGINEQCTCATQNLCLGSDLYRNLECCSRKKGLLELYEWLRVHLPTDMFVDYEMYVEKCITFAFSFLQLYMHEDGILFEVLLQLLTVPRRAVQWVCKEREKFKEVKKDILFHVSNLFNPVHLFHLLLAELHYDHLVLLDYLISKDTGTSCAEYLLRCLRAICDSWHIFVEFPPSMEFLDQSQYKKTRVCWDGLSTQLEPSSAQIRGVVTPVSPEEKCARDYKYGSKNCGTRGQPFEEARDCLLMLKNSMENLQQKNLFPYNPGVLLRRLTRFQELCLKQENY; the protein is encoded by the exons ATGTGCAGTCATCCCGAACACCCTCGCCTCTTCCGTCTGATTCATCACTCTCTTCGTCCTTACACT CAACTGGAAGTAGTTCCGGATTCCAAAGAGAATGAGAAAAATATTCTAATTGCGCTCTCCCAG GTGTTGAAGCAGATTCAGCTCTGGACGGATGAACTTGTTTCTGATTCTGAAGAT GGAATGGTGTTGAAACCTGCGTGTAACG GCAATGTTCTTGTTGCCATTTCCAAGTTTGTTACTGAAAAT GGAAGCAAATTGGGTGAATTGATTTGTTTGTTGTGCATTTCTATGGAAAGGGCCATCTCTAACACTCTTTCAGATTCTTCAACACCTTCAACAATTGGAGCTGAAGTTTTAGGTAGTGATTCGTCCAATTGTATTATTATCTTAAACTCAAGACTAAAAAATTCAAGTTGGTTGACAGCAGCTGGTGTAGTTCAAGTTCTACGTAATATATTGAAGTCTTTGAAGCAAGAGGATGATGATCAATATTTGAAAACATACTTAAACTCTCTCACTTCTTGCCTTTCAAGCACATGTTGGGATTTGCTGAATATTCCTATTGACTTGAATGGTGCGGCTGAGAGAGTCTACAAGGCGGATGCTTTACATCCCACAAATATTGGGCAACAGGAATCAGTAATTGTATTTCTAGGAAATCTTGTTCAATTATTTTGTTCCTTGGTTGAGCAGAGTGGTCTGATAGTAGCCGCATGTGGTTCTCAAGAAGAGAATTTTGTTCTTTGTAAAATCATCAGCTTAGTTCCCAAACTTTTATATTGGTGCCTTGGCAAGCAAGGGGGTTTGAACAACAGTTGCATCTCTCAGTACTTTAGACACAAAATATTG ATGATTATTATCAGGCTTAGTTTCCAAGTTTCTCTGGAGCATTGCGTTCTTACTTTATGGTTGCAACTTCTGCATAAATACTTTCAAGATATTTTATGGCAACCCTTGATGCTATCTGAGTCTAGATGGAATGATTGCCTTGAAGGCTCTCCATTTTTATTGAGTATGTCAGATGGAGTACATCGCGTGCTTTCCCGCCATTTACAACGACAGGCTGTCTTCATTTTCCTGAAGTGTTCATTTAGTTTGATCAACATGAAACAAGGAATTAATGAGCAATGTACGTGTGCAACTCAAAATTTATGTTTAGGTAGCGATCTCTACAGAAACCTAGAGTGCTGCAGTAGAAAGAAAGGGCTGCTAGAGCTTTATGAGTGGCTTCGAGTGCATCTTCCTACTGATATGTTTGTGGATTACGAAATGTATGTGGAGAAATGCATAACCTTTGCCTTTTCATTCCTCCAGCTATATATGCATGAG GATGGTATCTTGTTTGAAGTGCTTTTACAACTGCTTACTGTGCCACGTCGTGCTGTGCAATG GGTTTGCAAAGAAAGGGAGAAATTTAAGGAGGTGAAGAAAGACATACTTTTTCATGTATCAAATCTTTTTAATCCTGTGCACCTGTTCCATCTCTTACTTGCAGAG TTACACTATGATCACCTGGTGCTTCTTGACTACCTTATTTCAAAAGATACGGGAACCAGTTGTGCTGAATACCTTTTACG GTGCTTGCGTGCAATTTGTGATTCATGGCACATATTTGTCGAATTTCCTCCATCTATGGAATTTTTAGATCAATCGCAGTACAAAAAAACAAGAGTCTGTTGGGATGGCCTGAGTACACAGCTGGAACCATCATCTGCGCAAATAAGAGGTGTTGTAACTCCTGTTTCACCTGAAGAGAAATGCGCAAGAGATTATAAATATGGTAGCAAAAACTGTGGAACTAGAGGACAGCCATTTGAGGAAGCCAGGGATTGTTTACTTATGTTGAAAAATTCTATGGAAAATCTTCAGCAGAAGAATTTGTTTCCTTATAATCCAGGAGTACTTCTGAGACG TTTAACAAGATTCCAGGAGCTCTGCCTTAAGCAAGAAAACTATTAA
- the LOC131146073 gene encoding uncharacterized protein LOC131146073 isoform X3 has product MCSHPEHPRLFRLIHHSLRPYTQLEVVPDSKENEKNILIALSQVLKQIQLWTDELVSDSEDGMVLKPACNGKILGFRSDEHQCLAIILGDLIVLLAVENQFVRHLTGNVLVAISKFVTENGSKLGELICLLCISMERAISNTLSDSSTPSTIGAEVLAGVVQVLRNILKSLKQEDDDQYLKTYLNSLTSCLSSTCWDLLNIPIDLNGAAERVYKADALHPTNIGQQESVIVFLGNLVQLFCSLVEQSGLIVAACGSQEENFVLCKIISLVPKLLYWCLGKQGGLNNSCISQYFRHKILMIIIRLSFQVSLEHCVLTLWLQLLHKYFQDILWQPLMLSESRWNDCLEGSPFLLSMSDGVHRVLSRHLQRQAVFIFLKCSFSLINMKQGINEQCTCATQNLCLGSDLYRNLECCSRKKGLLELYEWLRVHLPTDMFVDYEMYVEKCITFAFSFLQLYMHEDGILFEVLLQLLTVPRRAVQWVCKEREKFKEVKKDILFHVSNLFNPVHLFHLLLAELHYDHLVLLDYLISKDTGTSCAEYLLRCLRAICDSWHIFVEFPPSMEFLDQSQYKKTRVCWDGLSTQLEPSSAQIRGVVTPVSPEEKCARDYKYGSKNCGTRGQPFEEARDCLLMLKNSMENLQQKNLFPYNPGVLLRRLTRFQELCLKQENY; this is encoded by the exons ATGTGCAGTCATCCCGAACACCCTCGCCTCTTCCGTCTGATTCATCACTCTCTTCGTCCTTACACT CAACTGGAAGTAGTTCCGGATTCCAAAGAGAATGAGAAAAATATTCTAATTGCGCTCTCCCAG GTGTTGAAGCAGATTCAGCTCTGGACGGATGAACTTGTTTCTGATTCTGAAGAT GGAATGGTGTTGAAACCTGCGTGTAACGGTAAAATCTTGGGCTTTCGATCTGACGAACATCAGTGTTTGGCTATTATTCTAGGTGATTTG ATAGTTCTTCTAGCAGTTGAGAATCAATTTGTTCGACATTTGACAGGCAATGTTCTTGTTGCCATTTCCAAGTTTGTTACTGAAAAT GGAAGCAAATTGGGTGAATTGATTTGTTTGTTGTGCATTTCTATGGAAAGGGCCATCTCTAACACTCTTTCAGATTCTTCAACACCTTCAACAATTGGAGCTGAAGTTTTAG CTGGTGTAGTTCAAGTTCTACGTAATATATTGAAGTCTTTGAAGCAAGAGGATGATGATCAATATTTGAAAACATACTTAAACTCTCTCACTTCTTGCCTTTCAAGCACATGTTGGGATTTGCTGAATATTCCTATTGACTTGAATGGTGCGGCTGAGAGAGTCTACAAGGCGGATGCTTTACATCCCACAAATATTGGGCAACAGGAATCAGTAATTGTATTTCTAGGAAATCTTGTTCAATTATTTTGTTCCTTGGTTGAGCAGAGTGGTCTGATAGTAGCCGCATGTGGTTCTCAAGAAGAGAATTTTGTTCTTTGTAAAATCATCAGCTTAGTTCCCAAACTTTTATATTGGTGCCTTGGCAAGCAAGGGGGTTTGAACAACAGTTGCATCTCTCAGTACTTTAGACACAAAATATTG ATGATTATTATCAGGCTTAGTTTCCAAGTTTCTCTGGAGCATTGCGTTCTTACTTTATGGTTGCAACTTCTGCATAAATACTTTCAAGATATTTTATGGCAACCCTTGATGCTATCTGAGTCTAGATGGAATGATTGCCTTGAAGGCTCTCCATTTTTATTGAGTATGTCAGATGGAGTACATCGCGTGCTTTCCCGCCATTTACAACGACAGGCTGTCTTCATTTTCCTGAAGTGTTCATTTAGTTTGATCAACATGAAACAAGGAATTAATGAGCAATGTACGTGTGCAACTCAAAATTTATGTTTAGGTAGCGATCTCTACAGAAACCTAGAGTGCTGCAGTAGAAAGAAAGGGCTGCTAGAGCTTTATGAGTGGCTTCGAGTGCATCTTCCTACTGATATGTTTGTGGATTACGAAATGTATGTGGAGAAATGCATAACCTTTGCCTTTTCATTCCTCCAGCTATATATGCATGAG GATGGTATCTTGTTTGAAGTGCTTTTACAACTGCTTACTGTGCCACGTCGTGCTGTGCAATG GGTTTGCAAAGAAAGGGAGAAATTTAAGGAGGTGAAGAAAGACATACTTTTTCATGTATCAAATCTTTTTAATCCTGTGCACCTGTTCCATCTCTTACTTGCAGAG TTACACTATGATCACCTGGTGCTTCTTGACTACCTTATTTCAAAAGATACGGGAACCAGTTGTGCTGAATACCTTTTACG GTGCTTGCGTGCAATTTGTGATTCATGGCACATATTTGTCGAATTTCCTCCATCTATGGAATTTTTAGATCAATCGCAGTACAAAAAAACAAGAGTCTGTTGGGATGGCCTGAGTACACAGCTGGAACCATCATCTGCGCAAATAAGAGGTGTTGTAACTCCTGTTTCACCTGAAGAGAAATGCGCAAGAGATTATAAATATGGTAGCAAAAACTGTGGAACTAGAGGACAGCCATTTGAGGAAGCCAGGGATTGTTTACTTATGTTGAAAAATTCTATGGAAAATCTTCAGCAGAAGAATTTGTTTCCTTATAATCCAGGAGTACTTCTGAGACG TTTAACAAGATTCCAGGAGCTCTGCCTTAAGCAAGAAAACTATTAA
- the LOC131146073 gene encoding uncharacterized protein LOC131146073 isoform X1: MCSHPEHPRLFRLIHHSLRPYTQLEVVPDSKENEKNILIALSQVLKQIQLWTDELVSDSEDGMVLKPACNGKILGFRSDEHQCLAIILGDLIVLLAVENQFVRHLTGNVLVAISKFVTENGSKLGELICLLCISMERAISNTLSDSSTPSTIGAEVLGSDSSNCIIILNSRLKNSSWLTAAGVVQVLRNILKSLKQEDDDQYLKTYLNSLTSCLSSTCWDLLNIPIDLNGAAERVYKADALHPTNIGQQESVIVFLGNLVQLFCSLVEQSGLIVAACGSQEENFVLCKIISLVPKLLYWCLGKQGGLNNSCISQYFRHKILMIIIRLSFQVSLEHCVLTLWLQLLHKYFQDILWQPLMLSESRWNDCLEGSPFLLSMSDGVHRVLSRHLQRQAVFIFLKCSFSLINMKQGINEQCTCATQNLCLGSDLYRNLECCSRKKGLLELYEWLRVHLPTDMFVDYEMYVEKCITFAFSFLQLYMHEDGILFEVLLQLLTVPRRAVQWVCKEREKFKEVKKDILFHVSNLFNPVHLFHLLLAELHYDHLVLLDYLISKDTGTSCAEYLLRCLRAICDSWHIFVEFPPSMEFLDQSQYKKTRVCWDGLSTQLEPSSAQIRGVVTPVSPEEKCARDYKYGSKNCGTRGQPFEEARDCLLMLKNSMENLQQKNLFPYNPGVLLRRLTRFQELCLKQENY; encoded by the exons ATGTGCAGTCATCCCGAACACCCTCGCCTCTTCCGTCTGATTCATCACTCTCTTCGTCCTTACACT CAACTGGAAGTAGTTCCGGATTCCAAAGAGAATGAGAAAAATATTCTAATTGCGCTCTCCCAG GTGTTGAAGCAGATTCAGCTCTGGACGGATGAACTTGTTTCTGATTCTGAAGAT GGAATGGTGTTGAAACCTGCGTGTAACGGTAAAATCTTGGGCTTTCGATCTGACGAACATCAGTGTTTGGCTATTATTCTAGGTGATTTG ATAGTTCTTCTAGCAGTTGAGAATCAATTTGTTCGACATTTGACAGGCAATGTTCTTGTTGCCATTTCCAAGTTTGTTACTGAAAAT GGAAGCAAATTGGGTGAATTGATTTGTTTGTTGTGCATTTCTATGGAAAGGGCCATCTCTAACACTCTTTCAGATTCTTCAACACCTTCAACAATTGGAGCTGAAGTTTTAGGTAGTGATTCGTCCAATTGTATTATTATCTTAAACTCAAGACTAAAAAATTCAAGTTGGTTGACAGCAGCTGGTGTAGTTCAAGTTCTACGTAATATATTGAAGTCTTTGAAGCAAGAGGATGATGATCAATATTTGAAAACATACTTAAACTCTCTCACTTCTTGCCTTTCAAGCACATGTTGGGATTTGCTGAATATTCCTATTGACTTGAATGGTGCGGCTGAGAGAGTCTACAAGGCGGATGCTTTACATCCCACAAATATTGGGCAACAGGAATCAGTAATTGTATTTCTAGGAAATCTTGTTCAATTATTTTGTTCCTTGGTTGAGCAGAGTGGTCTGATAGTAGCCGCATGTGGTTCTCAAGAAGAGAATTTTGTTCTTTGTAAAATCATCAGCTTAGTTCCCAAACTTTTATATTGGTGCCTTGGCAAGCAAGGGGGTTTGAACAACAGTTGCATCTCTCAGTACTTTAGACACAAAATATTG ATGATTATTATCAGGCTTAGTTTCCAAGTTTCTCTGGAGCATTGCGTTCTTACTTTATGGTTGCAACTTCTGCATAAATACTTTCAAGATATTTTATGGCAACCCTTGATGCTATCTGAGTCTAGATGGAATGATTGCCTTGAAGGCTCTCCATTTTTATTGAGTATGTCAGATGGAGTACATCGCGTGCTTTCCCGCCATTTACAACGACAGGCTGTCTTCATTTTCCTGAAGTGTTCATTTAGTTTGATCAACATGAAACAAGGAATTAATGAGCAATGTACGTGTGCAACTCAAAATTTATGTTTAGGTAGCGATCTCTACAGAAACCTAGAGTGCTGCAGTAGAAAGAAAGGGCTGCTAGAGCTTTATGAGTGGCTTCGAGTGCATCTTCCTACTGATATGTTTGTGGATTACGAAATGTATGTGGAGAAATGCATAACCTTTGCCTTTTCATTCCTCCAGCTATATATGCATGAG GATGGTATCTTGTTTGAAGTGCTTTTACAACTGCTTACTGTGCCACGTCGTGCTGTGCAATG GGTTTGCAAAGAAAGGGAGAAATTTAAGGAGGTGAAGAAAGACATACTTTTTCATGTATCAAATCTTTTTAATCCTGTGCACCTGTTCCATCTCTTACTTGCAGAG TTACACTATGATCACCTGGTGCTTCTTGACTACCTTATTTCAAAAGATACGGGAACCAGTTGTGCTGAATACCTTTTACG GTGCTTGCGTGCAATTTGTGATTCATGGCACATATTTGTCGAATTTCCTCCATCTATGGAATTTTTAGATCAATCGCAGTACAAAAAAACAAGAGTCTGTTGGGATGGCCTGAGTACACAGCTGGAACCATCATCTGCGCAAATAAGAGGTGTTGTAACTCCTGTTTCACCTGAAGAGAAATGCGCAAGAGATTATAAATATGGTAGCAAAAACTGTGGAACTAGAGGACAGCCATTTGAGGAAGCCAGGGATTGTTTACTTATGTTGAAAAATTCTATGGAAAATCTTCAGCAGAAGAATTTGTTTCCTTATAATCCAGGAGTACTTCTGAGACG TTTAACAAGATTCCAGGAGCTCTGCCTTAAGCAAGAAAACTATTAA
- the LOC131146073 gene encoding uncharacterized protein LOC131146073 isoform X6 produces the protein MCSHPEHPRLFRLIHHSLRPYTQLEVVPDSKENEKNILIALSQVLKQIQLWTDELVSDSEDGMVLKPACNGKILGFRSDEHQCLAIILGDLIVLLAVENQFVRHLTGNVLVAISKFVTENGSKLGELICLLCISMERAISNTLSDSSTPSTIGAEVLGSDSSNCIIILNSRLKNSSWLTAAGVVQVLRNILKSLKQEDDDQYLKTYLNSLTSCLSSTCWDLLNIPIDLNGAAERVYKADALHPTNIGQQESVIVFLGNLVQLFCSLVEQSGLIVAACGSQEENFVLCKIISLVPKLLYWCLGKQGGLNNSCISQYFRHKILDGILFEVLLQLLTVPRRAVQWVCKEREKFKEVKKDILFHVSNLFNPVHLFHLLLAELHYDHLVLLDYLISKDTGTSCAEYLLRCLRAICDSWHIFVEFPPSMEFLDQSQYKKTRVCWDGLSTQLEPSSAQIRGVVTPVSPEEKCARDYKYGSKNCGTRGQPFEEARDCLLMLKNSMENLQQKNLFPYNPGVLLRRLTRFQELCLKQENY, from the exons ATGTGCAGTCATCCCGAACACCCTCGCCTCTTCCGTCTGATTCATCACTCTCTTCGTCCTTACACT CAACTGGAAGTAGTTCCGGATTCCAAAGAGAATGAGAAAAATATTCTAATTGCGCTCTCCCAG GTGTTGAAGCAGATTCAGCTCTGGACGGATGAACTTGTTTCTGATTCTGAAGAT GGAATGGTGTTGAAACCTGCGTGTAACGGTAAAATCTTGGGCTTTCGATCTGACGAACATCAGTGTTTGGCTATTATTCTAGGTGATTTG ATAGTTCTTCTAGCAGTTGAGAATCAATTTGTTCGACATTTGACAGGCAATGTTCTTGTTGCCATTTCCAAGTTTGTTACTGAAAAT GGAAGCAAATTGGGTGAATTGATTTGTTTGTTGTGCATTTCTATGGAAAGGGCCATCTCTAACACTCTTTCAGATTCTTCAACACCTTCAACAATTGGAGCTGAAGTTTTAGGTAGTGATTCGTCCAATTGTATTATTATCTTAAACTCAAGACTAAAAAATTCAAGTTGGTTGACAGCAGCTGGTGTAGTTCAAGTTCTACGTAATATATTGAAGTCTTTGAAGCAAGAGGATGATGATCAATATTTGAAAACATACTTAAACTCTCTCACTTCTTGCCTTTCAAGCACATGTTGGGATTTGCTGAATATTCCTATTGACTTGAATGGTGCGGCTGAGAGAGTCTACAAGGCGGATGCTTTACATCCCACAAATATTGGGCAACAGGAATCAGTAATTGTATTTCTAGGAAATCTTGTTCAATTATTTTGTTCCTTGGTTGAGCAGAGTGGTCTGATAGTAGCCGCATGTGGTTCTCAAGAAGAGAATTTTGTTCTTTGTAAAATCATCAGCTTAGTTCCCAAACTTTTATATTGGTGCCTTGGCAAGCAAGGGGGTTTGAACAACAGTTGCATCTCTCAGTACTTTAGACACAAAATATTG GATGGTATCTTGTTTGAAGTGCTTTTACAACTGCTTACTGTGCCACGTCGTGCTGTGCAATG GGTTTGCAAAGAAAGGGAGAAATTTAAGGAGGTGAAGAAAGACATACTTTTTCATGTATCAAATCTTTTTAATCCTGTGCACCTGTTCCATCTCTTACTTGCAGAG TTACACTATGATCACCTGGTGCTTCTTGACTACCTTATTTCAAAAGATACGGGAACCAGTTGTGCTGAATACCTTTTACG GTGCTTGCGTGCAATTTGTGATTCATGGCACATATTTGTCGAATTTCCTCCATCTATGGAATTTTTAGATCAATCGCAGTACAAAAAAACAAGAGTCTGTTGGGATGGCCTGAGTACACAGCTGGAACCATCATCTGCGCAAATAAGAGGTGTTGTAACTCCTGTTTCACCTGAAGAGAAATGCGCAAGAGATTATAAATATGGTAGCAAAAACTGTGGAACTAGAGGACAGCCATTTGAGGAAGCCAGGGATTGTTTACTTATGTTGAAAAATTCTATGGAAAATCTTCAGCAGAAGAATTTGTTTCCTTATAATCCAGGAGTACTTCTGAGACG TTTAACAAGATTCCAGGAGCTCTGCCTTAAGCAAGAAAACTATTAA